One stretch of Lacimicrobium alkaliphilum DNA includes these proteins:
- the trkA gene encoding Trk system potassium transporter TrkA, translating into MKIIIVGAGQVGGTLAENLVGEKNEITVIDSDYDVLRNLQDRLDLQVISGFGSHPDVLKKAGAEDADMLIAVTNSDESNMMACQIAHTLFKTPTKIARIRSGQYLAYQDQLFKHSDIPVNHMIAPEQLVTRSIKRLIDYPGALQVVEFADGKVSLVAVKAYYGGLLVGHALSALKEHMPNVETRVAAIYRRGRPIRPLGTTVIEADDEVFFIAATKHIRAVMSELQKLEASYKRIMIAGGGLIGAGLASQLEDKHQVKLIEFNQERAKYLSSNLKKATVFCGDASDQELLNEEQVEQTDVFIAVTNDDEANIMSAMLAKRMGAKKTMVLIQRSAYVDLVQGGEVDIAVSPQQATISALLTHIRRGDIVNVYSLRRGAAEAIEAIAHGDEHTSKVVGKAINDIKLPPGTTIGAVVRKDEVIIAHGDTVIEADDHVILFLVDKKYIDHVEKLFQPSAFFFG; encoded by the coding sequence ATGAAGATCATCATAGTGGGGGCCGGCCAGGTCGGCGGAACGCTTGCCGAAAACCTGGTCGGTGAAAAAAATGAAATCACCGTCATAGACTCTGACTATGATGTTCTCAGAAACCTGCAGGATCGCCTGGATCTGCAGGTAATTTCCGGCTTTGGTTCACACCCTGATGTGCTTAAAAAAGCCGGCGCAGAAGATGCTGACATGCTGATCGCCGTCACTAACAGCGACGAGTCCAACATGATGGCCTGTCAGATAGCGCATACCCTGTTTAAAACCCCAACCAAAATTGCCCGTATCCGCTCCGGTCAGTATTTAGCCTATCAGGACCAGCTATTTAAACATTCAGACATCCCGGTTAATCATATGATCGCGCCGGAACAGCTGGTTACACGCTCGATCAAAAGGCTTATTGACTACCCGGGAGCACTTCAGGTGGTTGAGTTTGCCGATGGCAAAGTCAGCCTGGTCGCCGTTAAAGCGTATTATGGTGGGTTACTTGTTGGTCATGCTCTGTCTGCACTCAAAGAGCATATGCCTAACGTGGAAACCCGGGTGGCCGCCATATACAGACGGGGACGGCCTATTCGTCCATTGGGTACTACCGTGATCGAAGCCGACGATGAAGTGTTTTTTATCGCCGCCACCAAACATATTCGCGCGGTGATGAGTGAGCTGCAAAAACTGGAAGCAAGCTACAAGCGCATAATGATTGCCGGGGGCGGGCTTATCGGCGCTGGCTTGGCTTCCCAGCTGGAGGACAAGCATCAGGTCAAATTAATCGAGTTTAATCAGGAAAGAGCAAAATACCTTTCATCAAACCTGAAGAAAGCCACTGTATTCTGTGGCGATGCATCGGATCAGGAATTGCTTAACGAAGAACAGGTAGAGCAAACTGACGTATTTATCGCCGTTACCAACGATGATGAAGCCAATATCATGTCCGCTATGCTTGCCAAGCGCATGGGCGCCAAGAAAACCATGGTACTGATTCAGCGCAGCGCTTATGTCGATTTGGTTCAGGGCGGTGAAGTGGATATAGCCGTCTCACCTCAGCAAGCGACCATCTCAGCACTGCTGACCCACATAAGACGTGGAGACATAGTGAATGTTTACTCACTCAGACGAGGTGCAGCGGAGGCCATCGAGGCCATTGCCCACGGTGACGAGCACACCTCAAAGGTTGTAGGTAAGGCCATCAACGATATCAAACTGCCTCCGGGCACCACCATCGGGGCTGTGGTGCGTAAAGACGAAGTTATCATTGCCCATGGTGATACTGTTATCGAGGCCGATGATCACGTCATTCTGTTTCTGGTAGATAAGAAGTATATCGACCACGTGGAGAAGTTGTTTCAGCCCAGCGCCTTTTTCTTTGGCTAA